A stretch of the Patescibacteria group bacterium genome encodes the following:
- a CDS encoding restriction endonuclease, translating into MARRRYSKNKVQQTNHLLLFWVIVLVVVVMSVTQTTSLIELTGLFVAIILAVGLTVIGVSYIIQQRRSQKRLQALRLLRLDDVDRMSGIQFEKYVAELLKYQGYSVKTTPVSGDYGVDLVITRNKVRTAVQLKCYSKAVAQEAVREAFSGMAHYRCTKSMVITNNQFTPHAKALAASNKCELVDRDQLALWILDFYQAP; encoded by the coding sequence ATGGCGAGAAGACGCTACAGTAAAAACAAAGTTCAACAAACCAACCACTTATTGCTATTTTGGGTGATTGTATTGGTGGTCGTGGTTATGAGCGTCACCCAAACAACCAGCCTAATTGAACTTACAGGCTTATTTGTCGCGATCATCCTTGCTGTAGGATTAACCGTAATCGGCGTTTCCTACATTATCCAGCAGCGGCGTAGCCAGAAACGCCTGCAGGCTCTTCGACTACTTCGGCTTGATGATGTCGACCGAATGTCGGGTATTCAGTTTGAAAAGTATGTCGCCGAGCTGCTTAAATACCAAGGTTATAGCGTTAAAACAACACCGGTTAGCGGTGATTATGGAGTTGACCTTGTTATTACAAGAAATAAGGTTCGGACCGCCGTTCAATTAAAATGCTACTCAAAAGCGGTGGCTCAAGAAGCAGTCAGAGAAGCATTTTCCGGTATGGCTCACTACAGATGCACAAAATCAATGGTCATCACTAATAATCAGTTCACGCCACACGCTAAAGCTCTAGCCGCCTCTAATAAATGTGAGCTGGTTGATCGAGATCAGCTAGCTTTGTGGATACTGGATTTTTACCAAGCTCCTTAA
- the tgt gene encoding tRNA guanosine(34) transglycosylase Tgt: protein MKLDSNFSFVVHATDGDARRGTINTPHGPIETPAFIPVGTQATVKTLDVADLHKLQAPAVLANTYHLYLRPGTERIERFGGLGKFMGWQGPTFTDSGGFQVFSLGFGLEHGVSKMSNIFPDEPGQERKGGKPKLMKVDDDGVSFKSHLDGSSHRLTAEIAVKLQQQIGADIILAFDECTSPLHDERYTARALQRTHAWAKRSRDAWTNRSTQALYGIVQGGAYRGLREESAKFMADLDFPGYAIGGSLGRTKQDMYDIIEWSTPFLPPDRPRHLLGIGEIADFFTGVTRGMDTFDCVAPTRMARNGAAYIAPESGGTAQNKFRLNVAAAKYQDDDQPIDPTCGCFTCQNHTRAYIRHLFATSEALGPRLVTLHNLHFIFQLMGQIREAISQGSLAELAAHWGVTEIKR, encoded by the coding sequence GTGAAATTAGACTCAAACTTTAGCTTTGTTGTGCATGCTACCGACGGTGACGCCCGTCGCGGCACCATTAATACGCCTCATGGGCCGATTGAGACACCGGCTTTTATTCCGGTGGGGACGCAGGCTACGGTTAAAACACTAGATGTGGCTGATTTGCATAAGCTGCAGGCGCCAGCGGTGTTGGCTAACACCTATCATTTATATTTGCGCCCGGGTACCGAGCGCATCGAGCGTTTTGGCGGCTTGGGCAAATTTATGGGCTGGCAGGGGCCGACCTTTACCGATAGCGGTGGGTTCCAGGTGTTTTCGTTAGGCTTTGGGCTTGAGCACGGGGTGAGTAAGATGAGCAATATCTTCCCGGATGAGCCCGGTCAGGAACGCAAGGGCGGCAAGCCAAAGCTCATGAAGGTGGATGATGATGGAGTGTCATTTAAGTCGCATCTTGATGGCTCGAGTCACCGCTTAACCGCCGAGATCGCGGTTAAGCTGCAGCAGCAGATCGGGGCTGACATTATCTTGGCTTTTGACGAATGCACCTCGCCGCTCCACGATGAGCGCTACACCGCCCGAGCCTTACAGCGGACTCACGCTTGGGCTAAACGCAGCCGGGACGCCTGGACCAATCGGAGCACCCAGGCGCTTTACGGCATCGTTCAGGGCGGCGCTTATAGGGGTTTGCGCGAAGAAAGTGCCAAGTTTATGGCAGATTTAGACTTTCCGGGTTACGCGATTGGCGGATCACTGGGCCGTACCAAGCAGGATATGTACGATATTATTGAGTGGTCAACGCCGTTTTTGCCTCCAGATCGGCCGCGTCATTTGCTGGGCATAGGTGAAATCGCCGACTTCTTTACCGGAGTCACTCGCGGTATGGATACTTTCGATTGCGTAGCGCCAACTCGAATGGCTCGTAATGGTGCGGCCTACATCGCGCCTGAATCTGGAGGTACCGCCCAAAACAAGTTTCGTTTGAATGTGGCCGCCGCTAAGTACCAAGATGACGACCAGCCAATCGATCCGACTTGCGGATGCTTTACCTGTCAAAACCACACCCGTGCCTACATTCGACACCTGTTTGCCACCAGCGAGGCTTTGGGTCCTAGACTTGTGACATTGCACAACTTACATTTTATATTTCAGTTGATGGGCCAAATTAGGGAGGCAATCAGCCAGGGCAGTTTGGCTGAACTGGCGGCGCACTGGGGCGTTACCGAGATTAAGCGTTAA
- a CDS encoding GTP-binding protein: protein MKQPTVVPITALTGFLGSGKTTLLGQILNNPHGYKIGVVVNDYGDINIDAELVKEQSDDLLELTNGCMCCTLDSLDLDEAIEQFTHPSSPVDYIVIEASGLAEPADLTAVLRRACGDHARLDAVVAVLDAANYDSNPDSIKLAKEQVEHGDFVIINKADLVDQKRLRQAQDFVNGINSRTRSIVTEQARVDVRLLLDQEMHDHDKNISHQSDDGHHSHQHVHDHYSTFSFEPNQPLDPARFQRFVNQQIPTNLYRAKGFVDFGTKGEGRKYLFHQVGRRAELSWDEWGASTPKTRLVFIGRDLSKAQIEALLQDCIDPSPSTAIRQPLIVPRRS, encoded by the coding sequence ATGAAGCAGCCAACCGTAGTGCCAATTACCGCTCTAACCGGCTTTTTAGGATCCGGAAAAACCACCTTGCTGGGGCAGATCTTAAACAACCCGCACGGCTACAAGATCGGGGTGGTGGTTAACGATTATGGCGACATTAATATTGATGCCGAACTGGTTAAGGAGCAAAGCGATGATCTCCTTGAACTTACCAATGGCTGCATGTGCTGCACGCTTGACTCGCTTGACCTTGATGAGGCTATTGAACAGTTCACTCACCCTAGCAGCCCGGTCGACTATATTGTAATCGAGGCCAGTGGACTAGCCGAGCCAGCTGATTTAACCGCGGTTTTAAGGCGTGCCTGTGGCGATCATGCCCGACTAGATGCCGTGGTGGCAGTGCTTGACGCCGCCAACTACGACAGTAATCCCGACTCAATTAAGCTAGCTAAAGAGCAGGTTGAGCACGGTGACTTTGTGATTATAAACAAAGCCGACCTGGTAGACCAAAAACGTTTACGACAGGCTCAAGACTTTGTTAATGGCATTAATTCACGAACTCGGTCTATTGTCACCGAGCAGGCCAGGGTTGATGTACGCCTGCTACTCGACCAAGAGATGCATGATCACGATAAGAACATTAGTCATCAGAGCGATGATGGCCATCACTCCCATCAGCACGTCCACGACCACTACTCTACCTTTAGCTTTGAGCCTAACCAGCCGCTGGATCCAGCACGGTTTCAAAGGTTTGTTAATCAACAGATCCCGACCAACCTTTATCGTGCCAAAGGCTTTGTAGATTTTGGAACCAAGGGTGAGGGGCGTAAATATCTATTCCACCAGGTTGGCCGTCGGGCCGAGTTAAGCTGGGACGAATGGGGAGCATCAACCCCCAAAACTCGGCTGGTCTTTATTGGACGAGATCTAAGCAAAGCCCAGATAGAAGCTCTTTTGCAGGACTGCATTGACCCCAGCCCATCCACGGCTATCCGGCAGCCATTAATTGTGCCGCGCCGTTCCTAG
- a CDS encoding response regulator produces the protein MLIIDSKEQRMSKVLILEDDSQIRTAYTYALVKAGHTVYEAPDAGVAAALIKQNHPEVIILDMLLPGTSGLEMLRNEQIAQQYPQTKIIGFSNIDNPNIIKEAQSLGVTQYLQKVDVTPAKLVEIIEQLPAVPAPQDNLSKDKTAQ, from the coding sequence ATGCTTATAATTGATTCCAAGGAGCAACGCATGTCAAAAGTACTGATTCTAGAAGACGATAGTCAAATTCGCACCGCCTACACCTACGCCCTGGTTAAAGCCGGACACACCGTGTATGAGGCACCGGATGCCGGTGTAGCGGCAGCCCTGATTAAGCAAAATCATCCCGAGGTGATTATTTTGGATATGCTGCTGCCGGGCACCTCCGGTCTGGAGATGTTGCGCAACGAGCAGATTGCTCAGCAGTACCCTCAGACCAAGATCATCGGTTTTAGCAACATCGATAACCCTAATATCATTAAAGAAGCACAGAGCCTTGGGGTTACTCAATACCTCCAAAAGGTTGATGTTACTCCAGCTAAGCTGGTTGAGATTATTGAACAGCTACCAGCCGTACCAGCGCCACAAGACAATTTGAGTAAAGACAAAACCGCACAGTAA
- a CDS encoding prenyltransferase — translation MIKRIKILLLASRPFSWVNTAFPFAAAYLLAGGQPGPFFTVGCLFFLFPFNLLMYGVNDVYDYESDILNPRKGGIEGAKIPKPYHRFVLGASTVICLPFALYLITANLIAALILALLLIDAVAYSAPPLRLKERPFIDSVSSSFHFAGPALFGLMAAGFNQQLVPAILALFVWGLASHAFGAIQDIEPDKQAGIGSIATALGQTATSWLCIALFVLAAIITSTYGAVSYILLAALSLYPLNVWWSWRTKNFNQGWRRWMWLNLLCGFVFTQIVLWRWYGW, via the coding sequence GTGATTAAACGAATTAAAATTTTACTGCTAGCATCCCGTCCTTTCTCTTGGGTTAATACCGCCTTTCCGTTTGCGGCAGCCTATTTGCTGGCAGGAGGTCAGCCTGGGCCGTTTTTTACTGTAGGCTGTCTGTTCTTTTTATTCCCGTTTAATCTACTGATGTACGGCGTCAACGATGTTTACGACTACGAAAGCGATATTCTTAACCCGCGCAAAGGAGGTATTGAAGGCGCTAAGATACCCAAGCCTTACCATCGCTTTGTTTTAGGCGCTTCAACAGTGATTTGCTTACCGTTTGCATTATATTTAATCACCGCCAATTTAATTGCTGCTTTAATTTTAGCCCTACTCTTAATCGATGCCGTCGCGTATAGCGCGCCGCCGCTTCGCCTTAAAGAAAGACCTTTTATCGACTCGGTCAGCTCAAGCTTTCACTTTGCCGGACCGGCGCTGTTTGGTCTAATGGCTGCTGGCTTCAACCAGCAATTGGTACCGGCTATTCTAGCTTTATTCGTGTGGGGGTTGGCTAGCCATGCCTTTGGTGCGATTCAGGATATTGAACCAGATAAGCAGGCTGGAATCGGCTCAATCGCTACCGCTCTTGGACAAACAGCCACTAGCTGGTTATGTATTGCCTTGTTTGTCTTGGCAGCAATAATAACCTCGACCTACGGGGCGGTTAGCTACATTTTGCTTGCAGCGCTTTCGCTGTACCCCTTGAATGTGTGGTGGTCCTGGCGAACCAAAAACTTTAATCAAGGCTGGCGACGCTGGATGTGGCTTAATTTACTGTGCGGTTTTGTCTTTACTCAAATTGTCTTGTGGCGCTGGTACGGCTGGTAG
- a CDS encoding lycopene cyclase domain-containing protein: MAHPMMVYFLVCVPFLIISTAVALMAARQQPQFFRQLVWVVIPLILLTVIFDNLLTGLPIVNYDSSLISGIRIGSAPIEDLSYTIAVVLLVPSLWILLGRD, from the coding sequence ATGGCGCACCCAATGATGGTTTATTTTTTAGTATGCGTTCCATTTTTAATTATTAGCACAGCCGTAGCCTTGATGGCCGCTAGACAACAGCCGCAGTTTTTTCGCCAGCTCGTCTGGGTGGTAATACCGCTGATTTTACTCACCGTTATCTTTGACAACCTGCTGACCGGCCTGCCAATTGTAAATTACGACTCCAGCCTCATATCTGGTATTCGTATTGGTTCGGCGCCGATTGAGGATTTATCCTACACCATTGCCGTCGTTCTACTCGTACCTTCCCTGTGGATACTGCTCGGCCGTGATTAA
- a CDS encoding lycopene cyclase domain-containing protein has translation MANFIYLITLVVSLGGLFYLDYRYRLAFFTQPQLTTRVVAISVLFFLVWDVVGILVGIFSTNQRYVSGVSLAHPNLPLEELLFLTLLSYLTLLIWRWRTQ, from the coding sequence ATGGCTAACTTTATCTACCTTATTACTCTTGTCGTCTCTCTGGGCGGCCTGTTCTACCTCGATTACCGATATCGACTGGCTTTTTTTACCCAGCCGCAACTAACCACCCGCGTCGTTGCGATCAGTGTTCTATTCTTTTTAGTCTGGGATGTAGTTGGGATTTTAGTAGGAATTTTTAGCACAAACCAACGTTATGTTAGTGGTGTTAGTCTCGCTCATCCCAATCTCCCGCTTGAAGAACTGCTGTTCTTAACCCTGCTTAGCTACCTTACGCTTTTGATTTGGAGATGGCGCACCCAATGA
- the crtI gene encoding phytoene desaturase, producing the protein MAKGRSKKVVIIGAGLGGLSAAIRLLAAGYQVELYEKESLAGGRAQLIEQDGYRFDIGPTLLMMTDVLEQTFAVAGKNMGDYLELQQLDPNYRIAFADGSGMVLTSNLAELTKELAAIDPAAPQQFHRFFAKLAMMYRLGRDRYIDKNFDSLFDFIDPVSGLNLLRHGGLRSLYGLVGSYFTDPRLRQAFSFQSMYLGVSPYDAPAIYAIIAYMETAGGIWYAKGGMHQVPRALAKLVGEMGGVIKLNAPVKRIVVESGRATGIELESGKRVKADIVISNADLSYTYNQLLTPLERPKMSDRRLSKLKQSYSAMLFYWGVNADVSNLEHHNVVFSQDYKANFDQVFNQNVLPENPAFYTHVPTKTDPTVAPEGRHVVYTLVPVPNLTGKVDWAQAEKRLRQHVLTTLKQRFGVDLSRSIETEVVFGPHDFKTKYNLPDGAAFGLTHTLGQSGYFRPHNYVKGVSGLYLTGASTYPGSGVPMVLLSGKLVAERIMRDIKK; encoded by the coding sequence ATGGCAAAAGGCAGATCTAAAAAAGTTGTTATTATTGGTGCCGGTCTCGGCGGGTTAAGTGCGGCAATTAGGTTGTTAGCTGCTGGCTACCAAGTTGAGCTGTACGAAAAAGAGTCTTTAGCTGGTGGGCGGGCGCAGCTAATTGAGCAGGACGGCTACCGTTTTGATATCGGCCCAACGCTTTTAATGATGACCGATGTGCTTGAGCAGACCTTTGCAGTCGCCGGCAAAAACATGGGTGATTATCTTGAGCTCCAGCAGCTTGATCCCAATTATCGGATTGCTTTTGCCGATGGTAGCGGTATGGTGCTTACCAGTAATCTAGCCGAGCTAACCAAGGAGTTGGCGGCAATCGATCCGGCCGCACCGCAACAGTTCCATCGCTTTTTTGCCAAGCTGGCGATGATGTACCGACTGGGCCGAGATCGCTACATCGATAAGAATTTTGACTCGCTATTTGACTTTATCGATCCAGTAAGCGGTTTAAACCTGTTGCGACATGGCGGTCTGCGGAGTCTATACGGCTTGGTTGGTAGCTACTTTACCGACCCACGCTTGCGCCAGGCGTTTAGTTTTCAGTCAATGTATCTGGGTGTCTCACCCTACGACGCCCCAGCAATTTATGCAATTATTGCGTACATGGAGACGGCTGGTGGGATTTGGTACGCCAAGGGTGGAATGCATCAGGTACCTCGAGCGCTGGCTAAGCTGGTAGGTGAGATGGGCGGGGTGATCAAGCTTAACGCTCCGGTTAAGCGAATTGTGGTTGAATCTGGCCGGGCTACCGGGATCGAACTAGAGTCGGGCAAAAGAGTGAAGGCAGATATTGTGATTTCAAATGCCGATCTGAGCTACACCTATAATCAACTTTTGACTCCACTTGAGCGGCCTAAAATGAGCGACCGGAGACTATCTAAGCTTAAACAGTCTTATTCGGCAATGCTGTTTTATTGGGGAGTTAACGCAGACGTATCAAACTTAGAGCACCATAATGTGGTATTCAGCCAAGACTATAAGGCCAATTTTGATCAAGTTTTCAACCAAAACGTACTACCAGAAAACCCAGCCTTTTATACCCACGTACCTACTAAAACCGACCCGACGGTGGCCCCGGAGGGTAGGCATGTTGTTTACACCTTGGTGCCGGTGCCAAACTTGACCGGCAAGGTTGATTGGGCGCAGGCCGAAAAACGCTTAAGACAGCACGTATTAACAACTCTAAAGCAAAGATTTGGGGTTGACTTAAGCCGGTCAATTGAAACTGAGGTGGTGTTTGGTCCTCACGACTTTAAAACCAAATACAACCTGCCGGATGGTGCCGCCTTTGGGCTAACTCATACCTTGGGGCAGTCTGGGTATTTCCGCCCGCATAACTATGTTAAGGGGGTTAGTGGGCTGTATCTTACTGGTGCGAGCACCTACCCTGGATCGGGTGTGCCAATGGTATTATTGAGTGGTAAATTGGTGGCAGAACGCATAATGCGTGATATAAAGAAATAA
- a CDS encoding polyprenyl synthetase family protein, translated as MNKTLQDSQILTKSEFRVLVDERLAKLYAAKARQAAKIDASYAQLIEEMAAFVNRGGKRIRPYLMYLIYAGYGGDRLGAALDMAASQELYHNFLLIHDDIIDRDTTRYGGPNIAGRYCELLGRNLSPQEARHFADGIALMAGDTNAGLAFELILKSDFDDSTKVRAAERMTQMIFEVSGGEVLDVLLPLGDASEVTEHRLHQVLHYKTATYSFDAPMQLGAILAGANQEQLNAIHDLAIPVGCAFQLTDDLLGMFGDEKKVGKPVTSDLAEGKRTILMQYGFELADADQRAVLEQHFGDPKVSVEGHAEVKRILEVTGAHAKTQALAASYATKAGQALDRLALAAPAKEALAEIMAFTVSRQK; from the coding sequence ATGAATAAAACACTTCAAGACAGCCAGATACTAACCAAATCGGAGTTCCGAGTTTTAGTGGATGAGCGTTTAGCTAAACTTTATGCCGCTAAGGCTCGTCAGGCTGCCAAAATCGATGCTAGCTATGCCCAGCTGATCGAGGAGATGGCAGCTTTTGTGAATCGAGGGGGCAAACGAATTCGCCCCTATTTGATGTACTTAATTTATGCGGGGTACGGGGGCGACCGCCTTGGCGCGGCACTAGATATGGCAGCTAGCCAGGAGCTGTATCACAACTTTCTATTGATACACGACGATATTATTGATCGAGACACCACTCGTTATGGTGGTCCTAATATTGCCGGTCGTTACTGCGAACTACTTGGCCGCAATCTGTCGCCGCAAGAGGCTCGCCATTTTGCCGACGGCATCGCTCTGATGGCGGGCGACACCAATGCCGGACTGGCCTTTGAGCTGATACTAAAATCAGACTTTGATGATTCAACCAAGGTGCGAGCGGCCGAGCGTATGACCCAAATGATCTTCGAGGTTAGCGGCGGCGAGGTGCTCGACGTGCTGCTGCCATTAGGTGATGCTAGCGAGGTAACCGAACACCGTCTGCACCAGGTGCTGCATTACAAAACGGCAACCTACAGTTTTGACGCGCCAATGCAATTGGGTGCGATTTTGGCGGGCGCCAACCAAGAGCAGTTAAATGCAATTCACGATTTGGCCATTCCGGTAGGGTGTGCTTTCCAGTTAACCGATGATCTTTTAGGGATGTTTGGGGATGAGAAAAAGGTTGGTAAACCGGTTACCAGTGACCTGGCCGAGGGCAAACGGACCATTTTAATGCAGTATGGTTTTGAGTTGGCTGATGCCGACCAGCGGGCAGTACTTGAGCAACACTTTGGCGACCCAAAGGTTAGCGTAGAAGGCCATGCGGAGGTGAAGCGGATTTTGGAGGTGACAGGGGCGCATGCCAAAACCCAGGCTTTAGCGGCCAGCTATGCCACCAAGGCCGGGCAGGCTCTTGATCGTCTGGCGCTGGCGGCTCCGGCCAAAGAGGCGCTGGCCGAAATCATGGCCTTTACGGTGAGCCGGCAAAAGTGA
- a CDS encoding phytoene/squalene synthase family protein, whose translation MKLADQAIYDKASTAASAAITHTYTTSFGWALKLLPRRQRQAIYGIYGFVRLADELVDSFPPATATELLRRLRHELKAANLLGTSINPVVQAYIKVMRSYQIGATLTEAFLESMEMDIAKRSYSQKEYERYIYGSAEVVGLMCLRVFVEHKAYLKLMPAAQSLGSAFQKVNFLRDFASDYNDRQRIYFPAVEFDTFDDLAKVKAEQDIIGDFKEALDGLNKLPWASRVAVAVATRYYWELLHRLQRYPAIRLRQKRIRVPNGYKLILALQTLLLQGLLRRPLRLKPSRRLRASV comes from the coding sequence GTGAAGCTAGCCGACCAGGCTATATATGATAAGGCCTCGACGGCCGCTAGCGCTGCAATTACACACACCTACACCACCTCTTTTGGGTGGGCGCTGAAGCTGCTACCACGGCGACAGCGACAGGCTATCTATGGGATTTACGGCTTTGTGCGCCTAGCCGATGAGCTGGTGGATAGTTTTCCGCCGGCTACTGCTACCGAGCTGCTGCGGCGGTTGCGTCATGAGCTCAAAGCCGCCAACCTGCTGGGCACGTCAATCAATCCGGTGGTTCAAGCATATATTAAGGTGATGCGTAGTTATCAAATTGGCGCAACATTAACCGAAGCTTTTTTGGAGAGCATGGAGATGGATATTGCCAAGCGTTCCTACAGTCAAAAGGAGTATGAGCGCTATATCTATGGCTCGGCCGAGGTGGTTGGATTGATGTGCTTACGGGTATTTGTTGAGCATAAGGCTTACCTTAAGCTAATGCCGGCGGCACAAAGCTTGGGATCGGCTTTTCAAAAGGTTAATTTTTTACGCGATTTCGCTAGCGACTACAACGACCGTCAAAGAATTTATTTCCCAGCGGTTGAGTTTGATACTTTTGACGATTTAGCTAAAGTAAAGGCTGAACAAGACATAATTGGTGATTTTAAGGAGGCTTTAGACGGTTTGAATAAGCTGCCTTGGGCCAGCAGGGTGGCGGTAGCGGTGGCCACCCGTTACTACTGGGAGTTACTTCATCGCTTGCAGCGTTACCCGGCTATACGATTGCGCCAAAAGCGGATTAGAGTACCTAACGGTTATAAGCTTATATTGGCGCTTCAAACCTTGTTGCTACAGGGGTTACTACGGCGCCCGCTTCGCCTTAAGCCGTCACGCCGCTTGCGCGCTTCGGTATAA